Part of the Ornithodoros turicata isolate Travis chromosome 6, ASM3712646v1, whole genome shotgun sequence genome, AACTACTACCGTGGCAACTACTGTCTGGAGACCAACCCTTTCACCATCTTACACACGGAGACCTACAGGAACAAAACTACGAAAGAAAACATGAAACTGTACTACCGCTGTCTCGGAGGAGAGATGGATGTTGTGGTCTGCGGCAAACTCACCAAAAACAGCACGGACTTATGCACACTCTACGAGAAGAAATGTAGGTCTTTTCTTCTCGTTTTGAGGGATATGTCTGCTCATCCGAGTGATAAGTTTATGGCGTGCGAGCTGCGCAGTGCCAGTCTCCAAACGCATTATAAGGCTGGCATATCGCATGCTCTTATACATTGTGGTTGCAATTTTAGCGGTGTTTAAGGTCTTCAagtcttctttctcgtttttATATTTATAAATATCATGTTCATTGTTTGTTACATGCGTGTATGTTAATTTGCCGACGCaacttatttattatttatttatttcaatacAGCCCAAgagtagagatgcaaaatttccggaaattttgaatcactcgacaaaaaaaaaaacgtttttttttttcgggttttttttttttcgaaaaaatggaaacaaacgcggttactgctgagtcgaagcattgccggccaaaccacagcatacaatgagctagaagctttggtagtgttcaccctctataggcataaatgcagagcagagcatcccatgagactgctgtctactcatcgataggtaattggaacagcCCGTCCACTCCGGCCAGAACTCCAACACTGTGTGAACGCGAGGACGATCGCTTGGAGCaaccagacggagctctaagttggtggttgtcaatgccgtgtatgccaaagggagtctggccattaggaggagcccaAAAAAGAgactcgacctgtcaatcaaacttaggcgcatgtcattggttaccgttttccatgggggctgccatgacaccaaatgttctccaagatggaggatggtgcttggaacggcgaagcggagatttcgtgacaaaaaaaaaaaaaaaaaattcacacactactttaatttcatactgtgagtatatatcctcatgtacgcacgtgcaaaatcagcttcaactttcgctccgccattaTTATTTAtacgtgaaaatgggatgtttcgtcggtAACGCTAGGCCTAGTTAAGATAGTGATACCacgaaaatagcaagaaggacgacccttatacgtaggattttgcataattgcattttatttatagatacatctttgctcctttttgattcaatgtacttacattacgtgatataaaacttcataccggttGTCGTcggctacgaagaagcggttctaccgccatcctggccaatcacttccgccagcaaccatttctgcatttCTGAGTCGTTCCAACATGTctctctccgtgcagatggcgttgataaaagtgggcgcaaaatctgTCGTTTCCGCCCGTCACCAGtggtatccgtttcaatccaaatccatcaattttctccaaaatggtagcgcccagtaaataagggtgaggcaTAAGtgctggatggatgtaataatagacaactgtatttcgacctgtgattggctagatacctcaaaaagtgggtggagcggagcctcaggtatatgcaggtcccattaatggccagactccctttggcatacacggcactggtggttgttggcggattagaggcacccaaggcactgttggcgggttggaacacatctaaggcacgaaaatttaattttttttaattttgacGCCtagaaattttgggcaatttttccggagacgacgaaaaaaacccgaaaagaactgtttttttttttcaaaatttccggttTTTTTTCCGGTGCTTCGCATCTCTACCCAAGGGCCCTATTGGGAAGGGCATATCGTTGCATGGAACTGTTGAAAGGTGTCCAATGCAAAATAGTGaggagtgaaaaaaaaacttttcgtTTTGTTCATTCCATAACGTCTTTTTAAGAAAAAGGGAAGCTTGCTGATAAGTAAATAATGTTAACTATGTAAAgtaagtcaacaagaaacttacgtctaaatctactcccaattatttaAGTCAATAACAACATAAAATTACGGCGTAGATTGCGCGGTTTGAGAACTTGGTACCTTTGCAGGAGTACCTTTTCTTAGGGTGCTGGCGCAcctcttttttcctcttttttctaaCGCTCCCCAAATTTTACTCAAATTTCCTGTAATAAAGCATGTCAAgatgcctgtaaagcgtgctttgcctgccaCATATACGAGTACTGCGGTGAACCTTGCTCAACGACAAACGTGACCGATGAGGCAAGCAGGCTCAGGTTAAGGAGTAAGTTACGAAAACGTCTCCTCTCAGGAGATCAAAGCGTGATGTATATGTTGAAGGCCGCGCGACGGGCGCCTTAAAACTTTGACCTCCTTTAGAGACAGCACGCACGTATTACAAGTCTAAAACAAACGCCTTATTAACGCCTAGTTTTCCCCTAAAACACGTGTTTTCGTTGCGGCGCCTTCTCCAGTCCTGATCCACGGATCCTAACCTCTGTGCAAGGGAACGTCGGGAAATCATGTAGGCAAGTTTCCAGCCTCGAGTGAAATCTGGGAAACTTAGTGTAGATAAAGAATTAACGCAGCGAAAACGTCAACGattgtgagtgagtgagtgagagtgagagTGAGAGTGaaagagtgagtgagtgagtgagggAGCGAGGGAGCGGGCGGGTGGGTGAGTGAGTGGCCGACCGGGCGAGCGGCATGCATTTCGGACAAGAGAACGCGATGCCTTGAATAAGGTAATTATTCGAATAAAGTGATTTCGTTATTACGATTGTGTATTGTACGCAAATCCAGAGGTTGAAAACACGGTGCAAGGTCTTATCCTTGTCTTACACCGTGGCTGAAAAGTGAGAGGTCGAATAATCACGAAGCGATACGAGTacaagagaaaaataaataagtccagagagaaagaaaaaaaaaaactaactgCTGCTGATGAAGCTCACCTCCTCCACGTCAGACGAGTTATAGTGCCGCTGCGGAacaaatctcgtgtcttcagaatttACGCTGAATTGCCGAATTTATTTCACTGCCATTTACGTGTCTCGATCACACTGTGTTCCCCAAAAATTACTGTTGTGGGGAGgaatcataaaattaatttctagccTTGAGAAGCATTTCGTCAAGTAGACGGGCGCCTGGCACCATTGCTCTTCGAAGGTCGATTTCCATCTTCCCACGGCAGCTGCTGGAGTCTTCCGATGAGAGGTGGAGAGCGGAGACGTGCGCTGTTGACAGGACACAGACGCCAGAGCACCCGGTGATTGCATCTACTCTTGGAGAATGCGAAACTATAAAATGTCGCGGTTCTTTCGAAAAATCGTGGAAACGCCTAATGTTCACCGATGTGCGCCGAGTCTTCGAAAGAGGTTCATTGATAAAacggaataaaataaatgtcgCTTTCGATTGGTACTTTAATGACCCGTAGCTCTACTGCATATTTCCGTACTGCACAAAGCAAATCTCCATCTTCGGTAACAGTCGCCTCCCTCGCTACGACACTGACGTAATGAATAGAAATACGACGAAGAGTCCGGACCACTAATTCCACTCTGGGATTAACATGTAttgatgcttttttttttctttccgaaGGTTACAAGATCTTCAGCGAAAGACCCGGCGACATTGAAGGTGTCCTGAAGCGAAGGGAAAAGCTCAAGAAGTGCATGGGTCGTTACTTTCTGGGATAAAGTTTGTGATacttgcttcttttcttttcgtgtCAGTCTTCTTGCATCTTTACTTCTTCTGTTTGCTTCTTTCTTGAACAGTGTATCCGCGAGGGATAGCTAATGTGGCTCGTGGATTAGTGACAGGAAATACGATGCTGGGATTCCGTCTGATGAAATACGAGGTAAGACAGGGGCGAAATGAGGCAAACGGAACGAAGCGGCGAACGCAGGACAGAATTTAACTTTCGGTACGCAATGGCGGATCGGTCTTATtctattcagtgttagcgccgcgaagcaactgttgctgtgagcggcgtacagatgtggacacatggagaggggacagcaggaaggagtgcggggGGGGGAcaaaggggttagtatgcgtcctgggccgacttccgggggaactgtgccgacatccgtctccggaaaacccagggaagacaTTAGGCAGCACAGtcgatggtaggattcgaacccaccacctcccagtcttcctTGCACGACCTTGCAAGCTTCCTTGCTTGCTTCCTTGCAcgacagcacgaccttggctaccacaaacgagaggggggaggggggtcttAACCCGCTCGGGAATGTCGCTGTTGCAATGGCGGATCAACTTAGAGGAATGTTGAGTAGAGCTACTCGAAGAGTGCTTTCCACCTGTCTGTTTGGCAAGTAGCCAAGTTGTAGTTGATGCTGGCCGTTAgcggtagtggtggtggtggtggtgggctcgccgtcgtcggcttcacagatgtgggcaacgacacgactgacgccctgggggaatgtgcgtcctgggccgacttctaagggtcGTTAGCGGTCCTGCTAGTGGGCGATAAATAAGGACGAATCAGCTTTATTTCCCAGAATAAATCTGAATAGATTAAAATCTCGGGATTAAAGGCTGCCTGCATGACGAGACATCAGAGCACATTAGGTATCCATATAGGAATAGACACACAAAATAGCATATCATTTGTTCGGAATTGATCggaatacaaatacataaaGTGGCTCATCTGGAAACACGCAACTCTGGCACAGAACAAGAGGCGCGATACGCGTTTTAGTCAGCTGTCGCTAGCGCGAACGGACGTCAACTCCAAAATGCAGCTTTCGAGGCTAGGA contains:
- the LOC135397492 gene encoding uncharacterized protein LOC135397492 translates to MPSRRTYKPKTVSVVKPKPDGSRPKTVNYYRGNYCLETNPFTILHTETYRNKTTKENMKLYYRCLGGEMDVVVCGKLTKNSTDLCTLYEKKCYKIFSERPGDIEGVLKRREKLKKCMGRYFLG